In Chanodichthys erythropterus isolate Z2021 chromosome 18, ASM2448905v1, whole genome shotgun sequence, the following are encoded in one genomic region:
- the hmgcl gene encoding hydroxymethylglutaryl-CoA lyase, mitochondrial, producing MAALVMRVGPGPFACVRLHRPALHSFAAVVLRSVSVSATQSFPEKVKIVEVGPRDGLQNEKTIVPTEVKIRLINMLSEAGLPVIEATSFVSPKWVPQMADQEEVMRGLHKKPGVNYPVLTPNLKGFQAAVKAGAKEVAIFGAASELFSKKNINCSVDESLVRFEEVVRAAKQEGVPVRGYVSCVLGCPYEGKVSPNKVAEVAKRLYSMGCYEISLGDTIGVGTPGGMTEMLNAVKKEVPVEALAVHCHDTYGQALANILVALQNGVSVVDSSVAGLGGCPYAQGASGNVATEDVVYMLHGLGIHTGVDLPKLLDAGSYICHSLNRRTNSKVAQASCKL from the exons ATGGCGGCGCTTGTGATGAGAGTTGGTCCTGGTCCGTTCGCGTGTGTTCGGCTTCACCGACCCGCTCTGCACTCCTTTGCTGCCGTCGTGCTCAGATCC GTCAGTGTGTCTGCCACTCAGTCATTCCCAGAGAAGGTGAAGATTGTTGAGGTTGGACCCCGAGATGGACTTCAGAATGAGAAG ACCATTGTTCCCACTGAAGTGAAGATCCGTCTGATCAATATGCTCTCTGAGGCGGGACTTCCTGTCATTGAGGCCACAAGTTTTGTTTCACCTAAATGGGTCCCTCAG ATGGCTGATCAGGAGGAAGTGATGCGTGGTCTCCACAAGAAACCTGGCGTGAATTACCCCGTTCTAACGCCTAATCTGAAGGGATTTCAGGCTGCT gTGAAGGCTGGTGCTAAAGAGGTGGCAATATTTGGTGCTGCATCAGAGCTCTTCAGTAAGAAGAACATAAACTGTTCAGTGGATGAGAGTCTTGTGCGCTTTGAGGAGGTGGTGAGAGCAGCCAAACAAGAGGGAGTTCCTGTGAGAGG CTATGTGTCATGTGTGCTGGGTTGTCCATATGAAGGGAAGGTATCGCCAAACAAAGTGGCAGAGGTTGCTAAGCGGCTGTATTCCATGGGATGCTATGAGATTTCACTTGGCGATACTATTGGAGTAGGCACTCCAGGTGGCATGACGGAGATGTTGAATGCTGTGAAGAAAGAGGTTCCCGTGGAGGCTTTAGCAGTTCACTGTCATGACACTTACGGACAAGCACTCGCTAACATACTTGTGGCGTTACAG AATGGGGTAAGTGTCGTGGACTCATCCGTTGCAGGGCTAGGCGGATGCCCTTATGCCCAGGGGGCTTCTGGGAATGTTGCAACTGAAGATGTGGTCTATATGCTGCACGGACTGGGAATCCATACT GGAGTGGACCTGCCCAAACTGTTGGACGCTGGTTCATACATCTGTCATTCACTCAACAGAAGGACAAATTCAAAAGTAGCTCAGGCATCCTGCAAGCTCTGA
- the gale gene encoding UDP-glucose 4-epimerase isoform X2 — protein sequence MRQKILVTGGGGYIGSHCVVELIEAGYHPVVIDNFSNAVREGDVPESLRRIEKFLNTQIEFHELDLLDKPGLEKIFKMHSFYAVMHFAGLKAVGESVEQPLRYYRVNLTGTINLLEVMQSHGVRNLVFSSSATVYGDPQKLPIDEQHPAGGCTNPYGKTKYFIEEMIRDQCTAEKDWNAVLLRYFNPIGAHISGQIGEDPQGIPNNLLPYVAQVAVGRRKHLSVFGNDYNTPDGTGVRDYIHVVDLAKGHIAAVRKMKDSCGCKVYNLGTGTGYSVLQMVNAMEKASGRKIAYQIAPRRSGDVASCYADPSLAEKELGWKAEYGLERMCEDLWRWQSQNPTGFSNGTLP from the exons ATGCGTCAGAAGATCTTGGTGACAGGAGGAGGTGGATACATTGGCAGTCACTGTGTTGTGGAGCTCATAGAGGCTGGGTATCACCCCGTGGTCATCGATAACTTCAGTAATGCTGTCAGAG AGGGTGATGTTCCAGAGAGCCTGCGGAGGATAGAGAAGTTTCTGAATACTCAGATTGAGTTCCATGAGCTGGACCTTCTGGATAAACCTGGACTggagaaaatatttaaaatg CACTCCTTCTATGCAGTGATGCACTTTGCAGGACTAAAAGCTGTGGGTGAATCAGTAGAACAGCCTTTAAGATACTACAGAGTCAATCTCACAGGAACCATCAATCTTCTGGAG GTGATGCAGTCTCATGGGGTGCGCAATCTGGTATTCAGTAGTTCTGCCACCGTCTATGGAGACCCCCAGAAACTCCCCATTGATGAGCAGCATCCGGCGGGTGGCTGCACAAACCCTTATGGCAAGACCAAGTACTTCATAGAGGAAATGATCAGGGACCAATGCACGGCAGAGAAG GACTGGAATGCTGTGCTGCTCAGGTACTTCAATCCCATTGGTGCTCATATCTCAGGACAGATTGGTGAAGATCCACAGGGAATCCCAAACAACCTTCTACCTTATGTTGCCCAG GTTGCTGTTGGCAGACGAAAACATCTGAGTGTGTTTGGAAATGATTACAACACACCTGATGGAACAG GTGTGAGAGACTACATCCATGTTGTTGACTTAGCAAAGGGGCACATCGCTGCCGTCAGGAAAATGAAGGACAGTTGTGGGTGTAAA GTTTATAACCTTGGCACAGGTACAGGTTACTCGGTGCTACAGATGGTGAATGCCATGGAAAAAGCTTCAGGTCGAAAG ATTGCCTATCAGATTGCCCCTCGGCGGAGTGGGGATGTGGCATCCTGCTATGCAGATCCAAGTTTGGCGGAGAAAGAGCTGGGCTGGAAGGCTGAATACGGCCTGGAGAGGATGT GTGAGGATCTATGGCGCTGGCAATCCCAGAATCCCACGGGATTCAGTAATGGAACACTGCCTTGA
- the gjb10 gene encoding gap junction protein beta 10, with translation MNWAFLQGLLSGVNKYSTVFGRVWLSVVFLFRVMVFVVAAEKVWGDEQKDFACNTAQPGCHNVCYDHFFPVSHIRLWALQLIFVTCPSLLVVLHVAYREERERKNRLKHGEDCQRLYINTGKKRGGLWWTYVLSLVFKMGVDATFVYLLYHIYEGYDFPTMVKCSESPCPNVVDCFISRPTEKRIFTIFMVVTSLVCILLSLFEILYLVGKRCFECAHRVQGSRQINRAKSIASMRGSNTRLEANTNKLARKDQPAPAYSLIISS, from the coding sequence ATGAATTGGGCTTTTCTCCAGGGTCTCCTGAGCGGGGTCAACAAGTACTCCACCGTGTTCGGTCGTGTCTGGCTGTCCGTGGTCTTCCTTTTCAGGGTAATGGTCTTCGTTGTCGCTGCAGAGAAGGTGTGGGGCGATGAACAGAAAGACTTTGCATGTAACACTGCTCAGCCTGGCTGCCACAACGTTTGCTACGACCACTTCTTCCCGGTGTCCCACATACGACTGTGGGCGCTGCAGCTCATCTTCGTCACCTGCCCATCATTGCTCGTGGTCCTGCATGTGGCGTACCGCGAGGAACGCGAACGCAAGAACCGCCTGAAACACGGTGAGGACTGTCAGCGGTTGTACATCAACACCGGAAAGAAGCGCGGTGGTCTTTGGTGGACGTACGTCCTCTCGCTGGTATTTAAGATGGGAGTGGATGCGACCTTCGTGTACCTGCTATATCACATCTACGAGGGCTATGACTTCCCCACCATGGTGAAGTGTTCCGAGTCTCCCTGCCCCAATGTGGTCGATTGCTTCATCTCTCGGCCCACAGAGAAGCGAATCTTCACCATCTTCATGGTGGTGACAAGTCTGGTGTGCATCCTGCTCTCGCTCTTCGAGATCCTCTACCTGGTGGGCAAACGCTGCTTTGAATGTGCCCACAGGGTGCAGGGGTCACGGCAGATAAACAGGGCAAAGTCCATTGCAAGCATGAGGGGCTCAAATACTCGTTTAGAGGCAAACACCAATAAACTGGCAAGGAAAGACCAGCCAGCGCCAGCATACAGTTTAATCATCTCATCCTAA
- the gale gene encoding UDP-glucose 4-epimerase isoform X1 produces MRQKILVTGGGGYIGSHCVVELIEAGYHPVVIDNFSNAVRGEGDVPESLRRIEKFLNTQIEFHELDLLDKPGLEKIFKMHSFYAVMHFAGLKAVGESVEQPLRYYRVNLTGTINLLEVMQSHGVRNLVFSSSATVYGDPQKLPIDEQHPAGGCTNPYGKTKYFIEEMIRDQCTAEKDWNAVLLRYFNPIGAHISGQIGEDPQGIPNNLLPYVAQVAVGRRKHLSVFGNDYNTPDGTGVRDYIHVVDLAKGHIAAVRKMKDSCGCKVYNLGTGTGYSVLQMVNAMEKASGRKIAYQIAPRRSGDVASCYADPSLAEKELGWKAEYGLERMCEDLWRWQSQNPTGFSNGTLP; encoded by the exons ATGCGTCAGAAGATCTTGGTGACAGGAGGAGGTGGATACATTGGCAGTCACTGTGTTGTGGAGCTCATAGAGGCTGGGTATCACCCCGTGGTCATCGATAACTTCAGTAATGCTGTCAGAG GAGAGGGTGATGTTCCAGAGAGCCTGCGGAGGATAGAGAAGTTTCTGAATACTCAGATTGAGTTCCATGAGCTGGACCTTCTGGATAAACCTGGACTggagaaaatatttaaaatg CACTCCTTCTATGCAGTGATGCACTTTGCAGGACTAAAAGCTGTGGGTGAATCAGTAGAACAGCCTTTAAGATACTACAGAGTCAATCTCACAGGAACCATCAATCTTCTGGAG GTGATGCAGTCTCATGGGGTGCGCAATCTGGTATTCAGTAGTTCTGCCACCGTCTATGGAGACCCCCAGAAACTCCCCATTGATGAGCAGCATCCGGCGGGTGGCTGCACAAACCCTTATGGCAAGACCAAGTACTTCATAGAGGAAATGATCAGGGACCAATGCACGGCAGAGAAG GACTGGAATGCTGTGCTGCTCAGGTACTTCAATCCCATTGGTGCTCATATCTCAGGACAGATTGGTGAAGATCCACAGGGAATCCCAAACAACCTTCTACCTTATGTTGCCCAG GTTGCTGTTGGCAGACGAAAACATCTGAGTGTGTTTGGAAATGATTACAACACACCTGATGGAACAG GTGTGAGAGACTACATCCATGTTGTTGACTTAGCAAAGGGGCACATCGCTGCCGTCAGGAAAATGAAGGACAGTTGTGGGTGTAAA GTTTATAACCTTGGCACAGGTACAGGTTACTCGGTGCTACAGATGGTGAATGCCATGGAAAAAGCTTCAGGTCGAAAG ATTGCCTATCAGATTGCCCCTCGGCGGAGTGGGGATGTGGCATCCTGCTATGCAGATCCAAGTTTGGCGGAGAAAGAGCTGGGCTGGAAGGCTGAATACGGCCTGGAGAGGATGT GTGAGGATCTATGGCGCTGGCAATCCCAGAATCCCACGGGATTCAGTAATGGAACACTGCCTTGA
- the zbtb8a gene encoding zinc finger and BTB domain-containing protein 8A isoform X1, which translates to MEMVCESGTCRPYRSAGDAGHLPVHKWTSADMSAIHQSCLLKQLDQQRQQELFCDCNVLVEGQIFRAHRNVLYGSSGYFRMLLSQGAKDTLESVSASFDVFSPDIFAIILDFIYSGQLELNSSNVIEVMSAASYLQMNDVISYCKAFIKSFLEISAKEDDENRYLCLSDNSPLQDRRENVIEPSNMCDVSMSSQTRLWDQQEEEQPQEDFRGTSPQPSGLQQNSPAQSSLEAQMEEEQYSSVLPERRRRGSRKRTATSRLVTEDTSLIDLQGVVSHCSQKADELYANLPSIVGVVGVFNKDSTPSMRYKCPFCTHTVKRKADLKRHLRCHTGERPYPCQACSKRFTRLEHLRSHFETIHQARKLVCRKCKRHVTEVNGRVVSEGTRKYRLCDVCIQESGYSELITDGTDGNEEKEGLLLSVEEDMSENRQITWVMDDDDLAEDSGADLIIQEVEDSDEEASGK; encoded by the exons ATGGAGATGGTTTGTGAAAGTGGGACATGTCGACCGTATCGGAGTGCGGGTGACGCGGGGCATCT GCCTGTTCACAAATGGACCAGTGCAGATATGTCAGCCATTCACCAGAGCTGTTTGCTAAAACAGCTGGACCAGCAGCGGCAGCAGGAGTTGTTCTGTGACTGCAACGTGCTGGTTGAGGGTCAGATTTTCCGCGCGCACCGCAATGTCCTGTACGGCAGCAGTGGATATTTCAGGATGCTGCTGTCTCAGGGAGCTAAAGACACTCTCGAGTCTGTGAGTGCTTCTTTTGATGTCTTCAGCCCTGATATCTTTGCCATCATCCTGGACTTCATTTACTCTGGTCAGCTGGAGCTCAACAGCTCTAATGTAATAGAAGTGATGTCAGCCGCCAGCTACCTGCAGATGAATGACGTAATTTCCTACTGCAAGGCATTCATTAAATCTTTCCTGGAGATCAGTGCGAAAGAGGACGATGAGAATCGCTATTTGTGTCTGTCGGACAACAGTCCGCTTCAGGACAGACGTGAAAACGTCATCGAGCCGTCCAACATGTGTGACGTAAGCATGAGCTCTCAGACCAGACTCTGGGATCAACAAGAGGAGGAACAGCCACAGGAGGACTTCAGAGGAACCAGCCCGCAGCCGTCAGGGCTTCAGCAGAATTCTCCTGCACAGTCCAGCCTGGAGGCACAGATGGAGGAGGAGCAGTACAGCTCCGTGCTCCCTGAACGCAGGAGAAGAGGAAGCAGGAAACGGACCGCCACCAGTCGCTTGGTAACAGAAGACACTTCTCTCATTGACCTGCAGGGGGTGGTGTCGCACTGCTCTCAGAAAGCGGACGAGCTGTACGCAAACCTTCCGTCTATTGTTGGAGTAGTTGGGGTGTTTAATAAAG aTTCCACTCCCTCTATGCGTTACAAATGTCCGTTCTGCACGCACACAGTAAAGAGGAAGGCAGACTTGAAGCGTCATCTCCGCTGTCACACAGGTGAGCGTCCGTATCCCTGTCAGGCCTGCAGCAAACGTTTCACTCGCCTGGAACACCTGCGCAGCCATTTTGAGACG ATTCATCAGGCCCGTAAGCTGGTGTGCAGGAAGTGCAAACGCCATGTAACCGAAGTTAATGGGCGAGTGGTAAGCGAGGGAACCCGCAAATACAGGCTGTGCGATGTTTGCATTCAGGAGAGCGGCTACAGTGAGTTAATCACAGATGGGACTGATGGAAATGAGGAGAAAGAAGGCCTGTTATTGAGTGTGGAAGAGGACATGAGCGAGAACAGGCAAATTACATGGGTCATGGACGACGATGACCTCGCGGAAGATTCTGGAGCAGATCTCATAATCCAGGAAGTGGAGGACAGTGACGAGGAAGCCAGTGGAAAATGA
- the zbtb8a gene encoding zinc finger and BTB domain-containing protein 8A isoform X2, translating into MQPWPVHKWTSADMSAIHQSCLLKQLDQQRQQELFCDCNVLVEGQIFRAHRNVLYGSSGYFRMLLSQGAKDTLESVSASFDVFSPDIFAIILDFIYSGQLELNSSNVIEVMSAASYLQMNDVISYCKAFIKSFLEISAKEDDENRYLCLSDNSPLQDRRENVIEPSNMCDVSMSSQTRLWDQQEEEQPQEDFRGTSPQPSGLQQNSPAQSSLEAQMEEEQYSSVLPERRRRGSRKRTATSRLVTEDTSLIDLQGVVSHCSQKADELYANLPSIVGVVGVFNKDSTPSMRYKCPFCTHTVKRKADLKRHLRCHTGERPYPCQACSKRFTRLEHLRSHFETIHQARKLVCRKCKRHVTEVNGRVVSEGTRKYRLCDVCIQESGYSELITDGTDGNEEKEGLLLSVEEDMSENRQITWVMDDDDLAEDSGADLIIQEVEDSDEEASGK; encoded by the exons atgcagccttg GCCTGTTCACAAATGGACCAGTGCAGATATGTCAGCCATTCACCAGAGCTGTTTGCTAAAACAGCTGGACCAGCAGCGGCAGCAGGAGTTGTTCTGTGACTGCAACGTGCTGGTTGAGGGTCAGATTTTCCGCGCGCACCGCAATGTCCTGTACGGCAGCAGTGGATATTTCAGGATGCTGCTGTCTCAGGGAGCTAAAGACACTCTCGAGTCTGTGAGTGCTTCTTTTGATGTCTTCAGCCCTGATATCTTTGCCATCATCCTGGACTTCATTTACTCTGGTCAGCTGGAGCTCAACAGCTCTAATGTAATAGAAGTGATGTCAGCCGCCAGCTACCTGCAGATGAATGACGTAATTTCCTACTGCAAGGCATTCATTAAATCTTTCCTGGAGATCAGTGCGAAAGAGGACGATGAGAATCGCTATTTGTGTCTGTCGGACAACAGTCCGCTTCAGGACAGACGTGAAAACGTCATCGAGCCGTCCAACATGTGTGACGTAAGCATGAGCTCTCAGACCAGACTCTGGGATCAACAAGAGGAGGAACAGCCACAGGAGGACTTCAGAGGAACCAGCCCGCAGCCGTCAGGGCTTCAGCAGAATTCTCCTGCACAGTCCAGCCTGGAGGCACAGATGGAGGAGGAGCAGTACAGCTCCGTGCTCCCTGAACGCAGGAGAAGAGGAAGCAGGAAACGGACCGCCACCAGTCGCTTGGTAACAGAAGACACTTCTCTCATTGACCTGCAGGGGGTGGTGTCGCACTGCTCTCAGAAAGCGGACGAGCTGTACGCAAACCTTCCGTCTATTGTTGGAGTAGTTGGGGTGTTTAATAAAG aTTCCACTCCCTCTATGCGTTACAAATGTCCGTTCTGCACGCACACAGTAAAGAGGAAGGCAGACTTGAAGCGTCATCTCCGCTGTCACACAGGTGAGCGTCCGTATCCCTGTCAGGCCTGCAGCAAACGTTTCACTCGCCTGGAACACCTGCGCAGCCATTTTGAGACG ATTCATCAGGCCCGTAAGCTGGTGTGCAGGAAGTGCAAACGCCATGTAACCGAAGTTAATGGGCGAGTGGTAAGCGAGGGAACCCGCAAATACAGGCTGTGCGATGTTTGCATTCAGGAGAGCGGCTACAGTGAGTTAATCACAGATGGGACTGATGGAAATGAGGAGAAAGAAGGCCTGTTATTGAGTGTGGAAGAGGACATGAGCGAGAACAGGCAAATTACATGGGTCATGGACGACGATGACCTCGCGGAAGATTCTGGAGCAGATCTCATAATCCAGGAAGTGGAGGACAGTGACGAGGAAGCCAGTGGAAAATGA
- the gjb3 gene encoding gap junction protein beta 3, whose protein sequence is MDWKTFQALLSGVNKYSTAFGRIWLSVVFVFRVMVYVVAAERVWGDEQKDFDCNTKQPGCANVCYDFFFPISHIRLWALQLIFVTCPSLMVVMHVKYRDERERKYREKHGEKARLYDNTGKKHGGLWWTYLISLFVKTGIEVTFLYILHHIYDSFYLPRLVKCDVQPCPNIVDCYIGRPTEKRVFTYFMVGASALCIVLSVCEIIYLISRRVIRCAKKFKRPHRTSTPLHGRYRDEDSNCTLPMHELDNKSEFKTESKPDFKSEYKPGSKPQFKSELKPTFKPAYRLSVDMRASAPNLSVPMYKIQSDIL, encoded by the coding sequence ATGGACTGGAAGACTTTTCAAGCCCTTCTCAGTGGGGTGAACAAATACTCCACCGCATTCGGCCGGATCTGGCTCTCTGTGGTTTTTGTGTTCAGAGTGATGGTGTACGTTGTAGCGGCCGAGAGAGTTTGGGGCGATGAGCAGAAGGACTTTGACTGCAACACCAAGCAGCCGGGCTGCGCGAACGTCTGCTACGACTTCTTCTTCCCTATTTCCCACATCCGACTGTGGGCTCTGCAGCTCATCTTCGTCACCTGTCCGTCGTTGATGGTCGTCATGCACGTGAAGTACCGTGACGAGCGCGAACGCAAGTACCGCGAGAAGCACGGTGAAAAAGCCAGGCTCTACGACAACACGGGGAAGAAGCACGGTGGACTGTGGTGGACGTACCTGATCAGCCTTTTTGTCAAGACCGGCATCGAGGTCACCTTCTTGTACATCCTCCATCACATCTACGACAGTTTCTACCTGCCCCGGCTGGTGAAGTGTGACGTCCAGCCGTGTCCCAACATTGTGGACTGTTACATTGGCCGACCCACAGAGAAAAGAGTCTTCACCTACTTCATGGTCGGAGCTTCGGCACTCTGCATAGTGCTCAGTGTCTGTGAGATCATCTATCTGATCTCCAGACGGGTCATTCGCTGCGCCAAAAAGTTTAAAAGGCCCCACAGAACCAGCACACCGCTTCATGGGCGATACCGAGATGAGGACAGCAACTGCACCCTTCCTATGCATGAGTTGGACAACAAATCCGAGTTTAAGACAGAGTCTAAACCAGACTTTAAGTCCGAGTATAAACCTGGGTCTAAACCACAGTTTAAATCTGAACTCAAGCCAACATTTAAGCCAGCCTACAGGTTGAGCGTAGACATGAGAGCTTCTGCTCCAAATCTCTCTGTACCTATGTACAAGATACAGTCTGATATACTCTGA